The genomic interval GTTTGTTTAGTCTGACGTCCTGTATAAAACAGGCTGCAGAATTTCCCTCAGTTCATCACTGACTGCTGCAGGGTGCCCAGAACTCAGCAAGGCCTCATGACACGACAGTAAAATGGTGTGGCCAAGACTGTTGTATCTTGGGAGATTCTTTCATGCCCCTTTCCTGCTATTCATACTCATCTCAATGAGCGTGCTGCCCCAATGGAAGGTGGCTCCTGCCCATTCTTCGAGCAATACTTACAGCCTCCTCAGCTTGTCTCTTGTAGGATTTCACCTTCATTTGCAGCTTGTCCACCAGATCCTGCAGCCTGAGAATATTCTTACGGTCTTCCTCAGACTAGAGTGGTTGGCAAGCAGGAAAGAGAATGAATTGTTGGTTCTGCATCATGTGAGGTTAACAATGCCCCTTGGGGATGGTGTGCACAAAATCTGACTTGCTGTGAGAAAACCCTGTCAGCCCAAGGAGGCCTCCTGCCTTACCTGGTAGGTCAGCTCCTTCACCCTCCTCTCGTACTTGCGCACGCCCTTCACGGCTTCAGCGCTGCGCTTCTGCTCAGCATCAACCTCCCCTTCCAGCTCCCGCACCTGCAATGAGCACCCCATCTTTGGAGCTTCCCTGGTGGCTACTTACGTGACGTGCTCACTCAGGCACAAATAAAAGCCCTACGCACTCTGGCCTCCAGCTTCTGGATTTGCTTCTTGCCTCCCTTCAGGGCCAACTGCTCGGCTTCATCCAGACGGTGCTGCAGGTCCTTCACCGTCTGGTCCAGGTTCTTCTTCATCCTCTCCAGGTGGGCGCTGGTGTCCTGCtccttcttcagctcttctgccATCATGGCCGCCTGATGAGAGCAAAAGGTCAAAGCCATTTTCAGGCTGGAGATGTTCTGGGGGGAAGGCACATATCTTAAGCAGTGAAAGGAGCCCCCAGCTCACATCTGTGATGGCCTTCTTGGCCTTCTCTTCAGCATTGCGGGCTTCCTGGATCGTGTCCTCCATTTCACCCTGAATTTGGGCAATGTCGGTTTCCAGCTTCTTCTTGGTGTTGATCAGGCTGGTGTTCTGTGCAACAGGAAAGACATGATTTGAACTTTTAGACCTCATGCCTCCACATCAAGAGCTAAAAGTGTGAGTATTGTTTATGAAAGTCTTTAATGCAAGAGTCCTCTTTAGAGCCGTAGCAGCAAACCAGACATGAGTGGCTGGCCGGATTGGCCATATTACAGCGTAGCACTTCAAGTGTTTACATCGTAATCACTTGCAAGATGCATAGCCATCGCATTCTGTGTTGGCCCTTGTTAATGGGATTAGTTTCCAGCAGCATGCCTGACCTGGGTATGGAGGAGCTGCACACGTTCAGTGGCATCCAGAAGCTCCTGCTCAGCCACTTTCCTCGACCGCTCCGTCTGCTCCAGGGCTGCCCGTAGCTCCTCAACTTCAGCCTGCAACAGGTTTGCTCTGCGCTCCACCATGGCCACCTGCTCCTTCAGGTCCTCCTGTGTCCTGAGAGCATCGTCCAAGTGTATCTGGGTATCCTGTAAAAGAGGCAAGAGAATTTGCAAGGTGGCAGTGTGTGCTTGGGTGCCAAAACTGTCAGCGAAggctcttctctttctgtagcTTTGCTGAACAGACCTTGAGCACTGCCTGTGTGTTTCTCAGGTTCTTTTGTGCCTCTGCAGCCACGCGGTTGGCATGGCTCAGCTGGATCTCCATTTCATTCAGGTCCCCCTCCATCTTCTTCTTCAGACGCAAGGCTTCATTCCTGCTCCTGATCTCAGCATCCAGGCTGCTCTGCATGGACTCCACAATTCTGAGGTGGTTTCTCTTCATCTGGTCAATCTCCTCATCTTTCTCTGCTATCTTCCTGTCAATCTCAGACTTCACCTGGTTGAGTTCAAGCTGGAGGCGCAGGATCTTCCCCTCTTCATGTTCCAGGGAGGCCTGGACAAGTCAGCAGGAACAGTGACTTAAACTACTGCTTCCTTTCTACGTAATCTCTTATACAGTACTTCACAAAATCTAGGCTTGCTTTCCTGCCATCTCTGCAGATAAATACTCCCATACTTTCAGTCTGGACACCATTTATTAGCACTGTGTATACCTCAGCTTCCTCCAGGGAGGCTTGGAGTTCAGATTTCTCCTGCTCAATCTGCTTCTTGACTTTCTCCAGCTCATGAATCGCCTTTCCTCCCTCGGCAATCTGCTCCGTGAGGTCGGCAATCTCCTCTGTGGGAACAAAGACCAACAGCATGGTCAGGCACAGAGCAGAATGCAAAGGGCCCTGCCACACCGAGGTGACAGGCAGCTTTGCCAACCTGCAGGCACAGACCCATACGGAAAGGTGGTAGTGGTGGATAGCGAGAaagcccagccaggagcagagggcCAGGGACTTACGCTGCAAGTTCTTGTTCTCACGCTTCAGGGTCTCCAGGTGGTCCAAGGACTCCTCATAGGCATTCTTCATCTTAAACAGCTCCGTGCTGAGAGACCGAGACTCCTTCTGGGAGGCTTCCAGCTCAGCCTGCGTTTCCTCATACTTCTGCTTCCATTCTGCCAGGatctgaagagaaacaggacCTCAGTGTGGATGTGGCAATCAGGAGGGGATGCTCTGCCCAGGAACCCCAGGCCCGGAGCCCAAAAGACCTTGTCAAAGTTCTTCTGCTTCTTATCCAGAGCTGCGCAGGCAGCATTTGATCGCTCCACATCAATCATCAGGTCCTCCACTTCAttctgcagcctctgctttgtcttttccagGGAGGCACATTTGGCATTCACAGCTTCGACATGTTCCTCTGCATCCTGCAGGCGCTGTGCCAGCTTCTTCCTGGGAGGAGATAAGCACAGGTCTGGGTTAGAGCTTAGAGGGGAGCCAATTTTGCACTGTTCATGAGAGGGCAGCTCGCCACTTTGGGGGCTTTGAGCCTAGcgtttttcacagtgttttttctgttccaagATTGCATGCAGCCTAAAGGGTCTATCACTTCTGTGTCCTACCACCTACTGAGTATTCAGCCTGTCTTAGCCTTTCTAGCCCTAAAGGCTACAGTTGTCCTTCCAATCTGCACTTTTTCCACAGcatgcttttcctctccctccccctctcccctctaCCACAAAGACAGTATATCCCTGCCTTCGTACTACCCTTGTCCTAACCCACTCTCAGAGACTCCGGTTTCCCTTGACAGTCTCAGTCTTCTCCAGCCAATCGACATCCCACATTCCTCACATACTTGGCTTCCTCTAGCTCCTCCGTGCGCTGAATAGCATCCGTCTCGTATTTGGTTCTCCACTGGGCCACTTCGCTGTTGGCCTTGGACAGGGCACGCTGCAGCTCCCCCTTggcttcctgctcctcctcatATTGTTCCCGGAGCAAGTCACAGTCGTGCCGAGCAGACTGCAAGGCGTGGGCCAGGGCGTTCTTGGCCTGTGGGGACATTGGAACTGGTAACCTCAATACTTGTCTTGAGATGCCTCTTGACAGTAAAATTAGAATGAAACTCTAACTAGGCAAATGCAAAGCTGGGAGCTGATGAAGCCTTCGTCAATGTATTCTGGAGGATCAGGATGTGTTAGTGACAGGTGCTCTGGGGACAGTACTCTGCTGTTCCTGTGAATGTTTTGACGTATGTGTCTGAATCCTGTCTTAGAGAGTATCGTCAGTATCTCATGAAAGCCTTGTGGATGACTTCCTCTAGCATGACAATCATTACGTTTCCTTCCCTCTCTAGCTTATGAGTGGGGATATGTGCATTACTGGTGTTCCCTCCAGTACTACATGTGTTTGGGGAAAGATTGTTGAACCAATCTTGGATCAGACAGGATTCTCCGGACGCTTTTAGGGATGATGTAGGTTGTGGACAGTAGGGTACTTCCAGacctttatttcttcctctagATGTCTCTTGAGTTCCTCAATCTGTTGGGTAAATCCTTGCTTGCCCCTAGACAGCTGAGAAATCAGAGCATctttttcctccacctggcgTGAATATTCACCTGGGAAGGGTAAAGTGAAAAAAGGTAACAGGACTACTACTAATATGACAGTTTCTGCCTGTAAACCCGTGTAGTCAGGAGTGGCCTGGAGAGGTTATACCAGTTGTCACTTTGCACCCTCTGGTATGCCCATGTCATGCAGATCCTCCTATTACCCCTCAGGAAAGAAGATGTCTCACCTGATTCTGTCTGCAGACGAGCTCTTTGAGTATTGAGGTCATTGATCATGCGCTGATTCTGCTCCTCCTTAGTTTTAATCTCACTCAGCTGATCCTCCAGAGTGCGGCACATCTTCTCCAGGTTTGCCTAGATAGCAAacacaaggaaggaaaggagatgaACACCTGCACTCTGCCTTTTTCTCacagcagggattttttttatgagaaTGTGGCTGGTAGGCATAGCCTGTGTGCCATACCTTGGCCCTGTGAGCATGTTCTACTGCAACTCTATACCTTGGCTTTGGAGACAGACTCCATGTTACTGGCCAAGTCGTCAATCTCCATCTTCAGCTcactcttctccttctccagcttctgcttcacTCGTTGCAGGTTGTCGATCTGCTCCCCAAGCTCAGCTGTGCTGTCCGCGTGCTTCTTCCGCAGGGCGGCAGCTGTGGCTTCGTGCTGCAGCGTGGCCTCTTCGAGGTCACGGCGCATCTTCTGAAATTCTGCCTCACGCTTCTTGTTCATCTCAATCTGAGCTGTGGTAGCCcctcctgcttcttccaggCGCTCGCTGATCTCCTCTAGCTCCCTCGAGAGGTCAGCACgatgcttctctgcttttgccCGAGAGGTTCGCTCTGCCTCAATTTCCTCCTCCAGTTCCTCAATACGAGCCTGGGGAACATTAGGGGACCCTTCACACCCATGCCCTCCTCCTACCTGACCTGAGACTGGgtgagagaggggaaggaacaaAGACTTGCCTGCAGCTCCTTGATCTTCTTCTGTAATTGCATGCCCAGGGCTTGCTCATCCTCAATTTTGCTCTGGATCTGGCTGATTTCAAAGTCTTTCCTTTGGGCAAAGCAAACCATGTCAGAgctcaaaggaaaaagacaagtgCACCAGCCCAGCACTCAggtgccccacagccccacttacttcttcagcttctcatccagctgctgcttatcattTTCCAAATCCATTATGCTGTCGTGGGCCAGCTTCAGGTCTCCTTCGAGTTTCCTCTTAGCTCTCTCAAGGTCCATGCGcagtttcttctcttgctcCAGGGACCCTTCCAGCTAAAATAAGCAAGACCATCAGTGCTCTGCTGGCTATGCTTTCCTctacaagtttttctttttcatttagctGCACATGTGCTTACGTCGTCcacttgctgctccagcttggTCTTAGCTTTGGTCAGCGTATTGACTTTGTCCTCTTCTACCTGCAGGTCATCCAGTGTCTGCTGATGGGCCTCTTGGAgggctttcttctcttttgtcagCTTGGCAATGGTCTCGTCCAGGGCTGCCATCTCCTCTGTGAGGTTTTTCACCTGTTGATTGTAAGAAAGTGCCAAAAGTCTGTGTAGAAGACTTGACTGCTCAGTCTTTGCACTGAGAAAAAGTCACTGCAGTGACCTTTTCACTTTGCAGTGCTCAGCCAGgagcttgtttttcatttgggcTGCCTAGCCGCCCCGCTGTGATGCTCCTGGCATGTTCCAAACCTAGCTTTGTTCTGAGGATACCAGGCTGATGTGGGAGGCATCTGTCCCTTCACCCTTTATGTGACCCCCTGTGTGCGTACCTTGTTTTCAGTGgcatgcttttccttctccactttGGCCAGTGTTAACTCGAGGTCATCAATatctttcttcagctctgaacATTCATCCTCCAGTTTTCTCTTCTTGGCTGTCAGCTCGGCATTAATTTCCTCCTCATCTTCAGCCCTTTCAGTCACCTCCTTAATTTTGGCTTCCAgctggattttggttttgatgagCTGGTCACATCTTTCCTCAGCATCAGCCAAGCTATCTGCCTCCTGGTGAGGAGACACAAATTTTTATGAGTTGTAATGTTTTGAAGTTTCTCTGCTC from Aquila chrysaetos chrysaetos chromosome 5, bAquChr1.4, whole genome shotgun sequence carries:
- the LOC115342329 gene encoding LOW QUALITY PROTEIN: myosin heavy chain, skeletal muscle, adult-like (The sequence of the model RefSeq protein was modified relative to this genomic sequence to represent the inferred CDS: inserted 1 base in 1 codon); the protein is MASSDSEMAVFGEAAPYLRKSEKERIEAQNKPFDAKSSVFVVHPKESFVKGTIQSRESGKVTVKSEAGETLTVKEDQIFSMNPPKYDKIEDMAMMTHLHEPAVLYNLKERYAAWMIYTYSGLFCVTVXPYKWLPVYNPEVVLAYRGKKRQEAPPHIFSISDNAYQFMLTDRENQSILITGESGAGKTVNTKRVIQYFATIAASGEKKKEEQSGKMQGTLEDQIISANPLLEAFGNAKTVRNDNSSRFGKFIRIHFGATGKLASADIETYLLEKSRVTFQLKAERSYHIFYQIMSNKKPELIDMLLITTNPYDYHYVSQGEVTVPSIDDQEELMATDSAIDILGFTADEKTAIYKLTGAVMHYGNLKFKQKQREEQAEPDGTEVADKAAYLMGLNSADLLKALCYPRVKVGNEFVTKGQTVEQVNNAVGALAKAVYEKMFLWMVIRINQQLDTKQPRQYFIGVLDIAGFEIFDFNSFEQLCINFTNEKLQQFFNHHMFVLEQEEYKKEGIEWTFIDFGMDLAACIELIEKPMGIFSILEEECMFPKATDTSFKNKLYDQHLGKSSNFQKPKPAKGKAEAHFSLVHYAGTVDYNISGWLEKNKDPLNETVIGLYQKSSVKTLALLFASYGGADAEAGGGGKKGGKKKGSSFQTVSALFRENLNKLMANLRSTHPHFVRCIIPNETKTPGAMEHELVLHQLRCNGVLEGIRICRKGFPSRVLYADFKQRYRVLNASAIPEGQFMDSKKASEKLLGSIDVDHTQYRFGHTKVFFKAGLIGLLEEMRDEKLAEIMTMTQARCRGFLMRVEYRRMVERRESIFCIQYNVRAFMNVKHWSWMKLFFKIKPLLKSAESEKEMANMKEEFEKTKEELAKSETKRKELEEKMVALLQEKNDLQLQVQAEADSLADAEERCDQLIKTKIQLEAKIKEVTERAEDEEEINAELTAKKRKLEDECSELKKDIDDLELTLAKVEKEKHATENKVKNLTEEMAALDETIAKLTKEKKALQEAHQQTLDDLQVEEDKVNTLTKAKTKLEQQVDDLEGSLEQEKKLRMDLERAKRKLEGDLKLAHDSIMDLENDKQQLDEKLKKKDFEISQIQSKIEDEQALGMQLQKKIKELQARIEELEEEIEAERTSRAKAEKHRADLSRELEEISERLEEAGGATTAQIEMNKKREAEFQKMRRDLEEATLQHEATAAALRKKHADSTAELGEQIDNLQRVKQKLEKEKSELKMEIDDLASNMESVSKAKANLEKMCRTLEDQLSEIKTKEEQNQRMINDLNTQRARLQTESGEYSRQVEEKDALISQLSRGKQGFTQQIEELKRHLEEEIKAKNALAHALQSARHDCDLLREQYEEEQEAKGELQRALSKANSEVAQWRTKYETDAIQRTEELEEAKKKLAQRLQDAEEHVEAVNAKCASLEKTKQRLQNEVEDLMIDVERSNAACAALDKKQKNFDKILAEWKQKYEETQAELEASQKESRSLSTELFKMKNAYEESLDHLETLKRENKNLQQEIADLTEQIAEGGKAIHELEKVKKQIEQEKSELQASLEEAEASLEHEEGKILRLQLELNQVKSEIDRKIAEKDEEIDQMKRNHLRIVESMQSSLDAEIRSRNEALRLKKKMEGDLNEMEIQLSHANRVAAEAQKNLRNTQAVLKDTQIHLDDALRTQEDLKEQVAMVERRANLLQAEVEELRAALEQTERSRKVAEQELLDATERVQLLHTQNTSLINTKKKLETDIAQIQGEMEDTIQEARNAEEKAKKAITDAAMMAEELKKEQDTSAHLERMKKNLDQTVKDLQHRLDEAEQLALKGGKKQIQKLEARVRELEGEVDAEQKRSAEAVKGVRKYERRVKELTYQSEEDRKNILRLQDLVDKLQMKVKSYKRQAEEAEELSNVNLTKFRKIQHELEEAEERADIAESQVNKLRAKSREFHGKKIEEEE